A region of Beijerinckia sp. 28-YEA-48 DNA encodes the following proteins:
- a CDS encoding phosphoserine transaminase, with the protein MSISIPGRKPANPNFSSGPCAKRPGWALENLIDAPLGRSHRAKVGKTKLKLAIDLTREILQVPADYRIGIVPASDTGAVEMALWSLLGARGVDMLAWESFGEGWVTDVAKQLKLKDARILKAPYGEIPDLKTVNFDNDVVFTWNGTTSGVRVPNADWIPADRKGLTICDATSACFAQRLDYSKLDVVTFSWQKVLGGEAAHGMIILSPRAVERLTTYAPAWPLPKIFRMTNGGKLIEGIFVGDTINTPSMLCVEDYIDALQWSKLIGGLDALVGRADANLKVLSDWVAKTPWVDFLAKSADIRSNTSVCLKVIDPTVAALAPEAQAAFVKEMVALIEKEKAAFDIDGYRDAPPGLRVWCGATVESADVTVLTEWLDWAFAQAHAKVANPV; encoded by the coding sequence ATGAGCATAAGCATTCCCGGTCGTAAGCCGGCAAACCCGAACTTTTCCTCCGGCCCGTGCGCCAAGCGCCCCGGATGGGCTCTCGAAAATCTGATCGACGCGCCGCTCGGCCGCTCGCACCGCGCCAAGGTCGGCAAGACCAAGCTGAAGCTTGCGATCGATCTCACCCGTGAAATTCTGCAGGTTCCGGCCGATTATCGCATCGGCATCGTGCCCGCCTCCGACACCGGCGCGGTCGAAATGGCCCTGTGGTCGCTGCTCGGCGCCCGCGGCGTCGACATGCTCGCCTGGGAAAGCTTTGGCGAAGGCTGGGTGACCGATGTCGCCAAGCAGCTGAAATTGAAGGATGCCCGCATCCTGAAAGCGCCCTATGGCGAGATTCCCGACCTGAAGACCGTCAATTTCGACAATGACGTGGTTTTCACCTGGAACGGCACCACCTCCGGTGTGCGCGTGCCGAACGCGGATTGGATCCCGGCTGATCGTAAGGGCCTGACCATTTGCGACGCCACCTCGGCCTGTTTCGCCCAGCGCCTCGACTATTCGAAGCTCGATGTGGTGACTTTCTCCTGGCAGAAAGTGCTCGGCGGCGAAGCCGCCCACGGCATGATCATCCTGTCACCCCGCGCTGTTGAGCGGCTGACGACCTATGCCCCGGCTTGGCCGCTGCCGAAGATCTTCCGCATGACTAATGGCGGCAAGCTGATCGAAGGTATTTTCGTCGGCGACACGATCAACACGCCGTCCATGCTCTGCGTCGAAGACTATATCGATGCCCTGCAATGGTCGAAGCTGATCGGCGGCCTCGATGCCCTGGTCGGCCGCGCCGACGCCAATCTGAAGGTCCTTTCGGATTGGGTGGCGAAGACGCCGTGGGTGGATTTCCTGGCCAAATCGGCCGACATCCGCTCCAACACCAGCGTCTGCCTGAAGGTCATCGACCCGACGGTGGCGGCCCTCGCCCCCGAGGCCCAGGCCGCTTTCGTCAAGGAAATGGTCGCCCTCATCGAGAAGGAAAAGGCAGCTTTCGACATCGACGGCTACCGCGATGCGCCTCCGGGCCTGCGCGTGTGGTGCGGCGCGACGGTTGAATCCGCTGACGTCACGGTGCTGACCGAATGGCTCGACTGGGCCTTCGCCCAGGCGCACGCCAAAGTCGCCAATCCGGTCTGA
- a CDS encoding type II toxin-antitoxin system RelE/ParE family toxin has protein sequence MIEVRQTAAFADWFAGLRDLNARARILIRIKRLEIGNPGDVKPVGEGISEMRLDYGPGYRVYFVRHGNTVVVLLCGGDKRTQARDIAAAKAMAKEL, from the coding sequence ATGATTGAGGTTCGCCAAACCGCTGCTTTCGCCGATTGGTTTGCGGGTCTACGCGACTTGAATGCCAGGGCTCGCATCCTCATCCGGATCAAGCGGCTAGAAATCGGCAACCCTGGCGATGTGAAGCCGGTTGGCGAAGGCATCAGCGAGATGCGGCTCGACTATGGCCCAGGGTACCGGGTCTATTTTGTTCGGCACGGCAACACTGTCGTCGTGTTGCTCTGCGGCGGCGATAAGCGAACGCAAGCGCGCGACATTGCGGCGGCGAAAGCTATGGCCAAGGAGTTATGA
- a CDS encoding TRAP transporter small permease yields MDGFIDTIEWIAAIFVACVVALIFFGVLLRYFFSSSIPDGYDIGRMLLGILIFWGIAATSYRGTHITVDLVWSAANTRWKRYIDIFATLVLLFVVTVQTYTLFDKVVDTYHSNVLTFDLGLPTWPFFALAWIGDVSAVLLIAIRTYRLIFHPDEVHDETELKVAD; encoded by the coding sequence ATGGATGGGTTCATCGACACGATCGAGTGGATCGCCGCGATTTTCGTCGCCTGCGTCGTTGCCCTGATCTTCTTTGGCGTCCTGCTCCGCTACTTTTTTTCGTCATCGATTCCCGACGGCTACGATATCGGACGCATGTTGCTTGGCATCCTCATTTTCTGGGGCATTGCCGCCACCAGTTATCGTGGCACCCACATCACCGTCGATCTCGTCTGGAGCGCCGCGAACACGCGCTGGAAGCGCTACATCGATATTTTCGCCACGCTGGTCCTGCTCTTCGTCGTCACGGTGCAGACCTACACCCTGTTCGACAAAGTGGTCGACACCTACCACTCGAACGTCCTCACCTTCGACCTCGGCCTGCCGACCTGGCCGTTCTTCGCCCTCGCCTGGATCGGCGATGTCAGCGCGGTCCTGCTGATCGCCATCCGCACCTATCGACTGATCTTCCATCCCGACGAAGTCCACGATGAAACCGAACTGAAAGTGGCGGACTGA
- a CDS encoding VOC family protein, translating into MLDHIGFAVTNFAEAKAFYTTALAPLGLTLLMEVTKEQTGGDEHAGFGRDNKPFFWIGTSDKPKGGVHVALTTPTRGHVDAFYAAAIAAGGRDNGKPGLRPHYHPNYYGAFVLDRDGNNIEAVCHAPG; encoded by the coding sequence ATGCTCGATCACATCGGTTTTGCCGTCACCAATTTCGCCGAAGCGAAAGCCTTTTACACCACGGCGCTGGCGCCGCTCGGCCTCACCCTCCTGATGGAGGTGACGAAAGAACAGACTGGCGGCGATGAACACGCCGGCTTTGGCCGCGACAACAAGCCGTTTTTCTGGATCGGCACGAGCGACAAGCCGAAAGGCGGCGTGCATGTCGCGCTCACAACCCCGACACGCGGGCACGTCGATGCGTTTTACGCGGCGGCCATCGCCGCCGGTGGGCGCGACAATGGCAAGCCGGGCCTCAGGCCTCATTACCATCCCAACTATTATGGCGCCTTCGTCTTGGACCGGGACGGCAACAATATCGAAGCCGTCTGTCACGCGCCCGGTTGA
- a CDS encoding DUF3237 domain-containing protein, with the protein MNLEHVCDISVEVAKPLEIGDTGLGERRIIDITGGRITGPHLNGRVRPGADFQIIRPNGLTVLHARYVIEADDGALIYIENDGIRFGPKDALDKLKRGEPVDPALIYFRSVPRFETASPAHAWLMHSIFVCSGVRTPRTVELSVYRLA; encoded by the coding sequence ATCAATCTGGAGCATGTCTGCGACATCAGCGTCGAAGTCGCCAAGCCGCTTGAGATCGGCGACACGGGCCTGGGCGAACGGCGCATCATCGACATCACCGGCGGGCGTATCACGGGGCCACACCTCAACGGCCGCGTCCGCCCCGGCGCCGATTTCCAGATCATCAGGCCCAACGGCCTCACCGTGCTGCACGCCCGCTATGTCATCGAGGCCGACGACGGCGCGCTCATCTATATCGAGAACGACGGCATCCGCTTCGGCCCGAAGGATGCGCTCGACAAACTCAAGCGCGGCGAGCCGGTCGATCCCGCGTTGATCTATTTCCGCTCAGTGCCACGCTTCGAGACCGCGAGCCCCGCCCACGCCTGGCTGATGCACTCGATCTTCGTCTGCTCGGGGGTGAGGACGCCGCGCACGGTGGAGTTGAGCGTCTATCGGCTGGCGTAA
- a CDS encoding TRAP transporter substrate-binding protein produces the protein MRRIALALAVAGCALAPAMAQDKQVNLKVSLWVPTAHPLYPSTKAWTESMEKASNGTIKATLFPAEQLGKAFDHYDMARDGIADVTYINPGYQPGRFPVIAVGQIPFTFSDAAKGTAALDTWYRKYAPAEMKDTKFCFAFMHDPGSLHSRKKVLIPADIKGMKIRPAHSTIAELVTMLGGTNVQASAPEARDMLERGVADGIFFPWGSMFLFGVEKYTKYSIDAPLYTTMFTYNINRRTYDNMSAAQKKVIDDHCTTEWAVKFATAWGEFEHAGIAKMKALPDHEVTALTPAQLGEWRKAVEPLTAKWADAVRKIGVDPDVAMKELKDSIARNNAGL, from the coding sequence ATGAGACGCATTGCTCTCGCATTGGCGGTTGCAGGCTGCGCGCTAGCGCCAGCTATGGCTCAGGACAAGCAAGTCAATTTGAAAGTCTCGCTCTGGGTGCCGACCGCGCATCCGCTCTATCCGTCGACCAAGGCCTGGACCGAATCGATGGAGAAAGCCTCCAACGGTACAATCAAGGCAACACTCTTCCCGGCCGAGCAGCTCGGCAAAGCTTTCGACCATTACGACATGGCTCGTGATGGTATCGCCGACGTAACCTACATCAATCCTGGGTACCAGCCCGGCCGCTTCCCAGTCATCGCCGTCGGCCAGATTCCATTCACCTTCTCCGATGCGGCCAAAGGCACGGCGGCGCTTGATACCTGGTATCGCAAATATGCACCGGCCGAGATGAAGGACACGAAGTTCTGTTTCGCCTTCATGCACGATCCAGGCTCCCTGCACAGCCGCAAGAAAGTGCTCATTCCCGCCGACATCAAGGGCATGAAAATCCGCCCCGCCCACAGCACCATAGCCGAACTGGTGACCATGCTTGGCGGCACCAATGTGCAGGCCTCGGCGCCAGAAGCGCGCGACATGCTGGAACGCGGCGTCGCCGACGGCATCTTCTTCCCGTGGGGATCGATGTTCCTGTTCGGCGTCGAGAAATACACCAAATATTCGATCGACGCGCCGCTCTACACGACCATGTTCACCTACAACATCAACCGTCGCACCTACGACAATATGTCGGCGGCGCAGAAGAAGGTGATCGACGACCACTGCACCACCGAATGGGCGGTGAAATTCGCCACCGCTTGGGGCGAGTTCGAGCATGCCGGCATCGCCAAGATGAAGGCCCTGCCCGACCATGAAGTCACCGCACTGACCCCGGCGCAGCTTGGCGAATGGCGCAAGGCTGTCGAGCCGCTGACGGCGAAGTGGGCTGATGCGGTGCGCAAGATCGGCGTCGATCCCGATGTCGCGATGAAAGAACTGAAGGACTCGATCGCGCGCAACAACGCCGGTCTTTAA
- a CDS encoding addiction module antidote protein, with product MPLETKKFDLQEHLRTPQEQAAYIDAALEDGDASVIASALGDIARARGVGKFAEEIGITRAAIYKTFVPGGNPTLETLAKATKALGLRLTVKPAA from the coding sequence ATGCCCCTCGAAACCAAGAAGTTTGATCTTCAAGAGCACCTGCGCACCCCGCAGGAGCAAGCCGCCTATATTGATGCGGCGCTCGAAGACGGTGACGCATCGGTGATCGCGTCCGCTCTTGGCGATATTGCCCGCGCCCGTGGCGTCGGCAAATTCGCCGAGGAAATCGGCATCACCCGGGCGGCGATCTACAAAACCTTTGTGCCTGGCGGCAATCCGACGCTCGAAACGCTCGCCAAGGCAACAAAGGCGCTCGGGCTGCGACTAACAGTAAAGCCTGCCGCATAG
- a CDS encoding TRAP transporter permease produces the protein MSTDAVAVLGFIALFTLMLLRVPVGMAMGLVGVTGFGYLTNYETALKLIGQTSMRTVTDYTFGIIPMFLLMGAFVSNAGISRELFRAANAFVGHWRGGLGVATIAACGGFAAICGSSVATAATFSAVAYPEMRRHNYPKSFAAGVIAAGGTLGVMIPPSTVLAVYGIITQQDIGKLFIAGILPGLLEICVLIATVVLIGYFKPNFLPTVPRTTTKERLQALRDVWAPLLLFIFVIGGLYGGIFTPTEAGGMGAGGAFIIGFLRGRLGKAEIKKSLLDATRTAAAVFTVLIGALLFGYFLTITQVPQKVTEFLTGLGVGPYGVLILILIMYIILGCLMDAMAMIILTVPIVFPVITELGFSPIWFGVVIVMTVELGLIHPPVGMNVFVIKSMVPELDFSTIFRGVIPFLFALLFTLLIIIVFPGLVTFLPSRM, from the coding sequence ATGAGCACAGACGCCGTCGCCGTCCTCGGCTTTATCGCTCTCTTCACTTTGATGCTGTTGCGGGTTCCCGTCGGCATGGCCATGGGCCTCGTCGGCGTCACCGGTTTCGGCTATCTCACCAATTACGAGACCGCGCTGAAACTCATCGGCCAGACGTCGATGCGCACGGTCACCGATTACACCTTCGGCATCATCCCGATGTTCCTTTTGATGGGCGCTTTCGTCTCGAACGCCGGTATCAGTCGCGAACTGTTTCGAGCGGCCAATGCCTTCGTCGGCCATTGGCGTGGCGGCCTCGGCGTCGCCACGATCGCCGCCTGCGGCGGCTTCGCCGCCATCTGCGGTTCGTCGGTCGCCACCGCCGCCACCTTCTCCGCCGTCGCCTATCCGGAAATGCGCCGGCACAACTATCCCAAGAGCTTTGCCGCCGGTGTCATCGCCGCCGGCGGCACGCTCGGTGTGATGATCCCACCCTCCACCGTGCTGGCGGTCTACGGCATCATCACCCAGCAGGACATCGGCAAGCTGTTCATTGCCGGCATTCTGCCCGGCCTGCTTGAAATCTGCGTTCTCATCGCCACGGTGGTTCTGATCGGCTATTTCAAGCCGAACTTCCTACCCACCGTGCCGCGCACGACGACAAAGGAAAGGCTGCAGGCGCTGCGCGACGTCTGGGCGCCGCTCCTGTTGTTCATCTTTGTCATCGGTGGTCTTTACGGCGGCATCTTCACGCCGACCGAAGCCGGCGGCATGGGCGCGGGCGGCGCCTTCATCATCGGCTTCCTGCGCGGCCGCCTCGGCAAGGCCGAAATCAAGAAATCGCTGCTGGACGCGACACGCACCGCCGCCGCCGTGTTCACGGTTCTGATCGGCGCGCTGCTCTTTGGCTATTTCCTGACCATCACCCAGGTGCCGCAGAAGGTCACCGAATTTCTCACCGGCCTCGGTGTCGGCCCCTACGGCGTGCTGATCCTGATCCTGATCATGTACATCATCCTTGGCTGTCTGATGGACGCCATGGCGATGATCATCCTGACGGTGCCGATCGTCTTCCCGGTGATCACGGAGCTCGGCTTCAGCCCGATCTGGTTCGGCGTCGTCATTGTCATGACCGTCGAACTCGGCCTCATTCATCCGCCTGTCGGCATGAATGTCTTCGTCATCAAAAGCATGGTGCCGGAACTCGACTTCTCGACAATTTTCAGGGGCGTCATTCCCTTCCTCTTCGCCCTGCTCTTCACATTGCTCATCATCATCGTCTTTCCGGGGCTGGTGACTTTCCTGCCTTCGCGCATGTGA